A genomic stretch from Lysobacter ciconiae includes:
- the rpoC gene encoding DNA-directed RNA polymerase subunit beta' has product MKDLLNLFNQQRPALNFDAIKIALASPDLIRSWSFGEVKKPETINYRTFKPERDGLFCAAIFGPVKDYECLCGKYKRMKHRGVVCEKCGTEVTLAKVRRERMGHIDLASPVAHIWFLKSLPSRIGLMLDMTLRDIERILYFEAFVVTEPGLTPFERGQLLNEEEYMQARQEHNDDFDAAMGAEAVFDLLRTLDLQSELVQLKEDINATGSETKLKRLTKRVKLVEAFLESGNKPEWMVMTVLPVLPPDLRPLVPLDGGRFATSDLNDLYRRVINRNNRLRRLLELSAPEIIVRNEKRMLQESVDALMDNGRRGRAITGTNKRPLKSLADMIKGKQGRFRQNLLGKRVDYSGRSVIVVGPYLKLHQCGLPKKMALELFKPFIFAKLQRQGLATTIKAAKKLVEREEAEVWDILEEVIREHPVLLNRAPTLHRLGIQAFEPVLIEGKAIQLHPLVCTAFNADFDGDQMAVHVPLSLEAQLEARALMMASNNILSPANGEPIIVPSQDVVLGLYYMTRALENKKGEGMAFANVAEVKRAYDNRVVELHAKVKVRIEESVIQEDGTRVQQSSIVDTTIGRALLDDILPSGLPFALANVELTKKNISRLINSCYRMLGLKDTVVFADQLMYTGFAYATRAGVSIGIDDMIIPEVKKGILDEAETEVTEIQEQYQSGLVTGGERYNKVVDIWSRTNERVAKAMMETIGTEKVVNAKGETIDQKSMNSVFIMADSGARGSQAQIRQLAGMRGLMAKPDGSIIETPITANFREGLNVLQYFISTHGARKGLADTALKTANSGYLTRRLVDVAQDVVITEDDCGTLEGLTMIPIVEGGDIVEPLRDRVLGRVVAEDVFLPGDDEDPIVTRNTLLDEAWVQKLEEASVQLIKVRSTITCQSAFGVCANCYGRDLGRGHMVNHGEAVGVVAAQSIGEPGTQLTMRTFHIGGAASRAAAIDNVTVKTTGTLKFNNLKHIEHSDGHVVAVSRSGELSVLDVHGRERERYKLPYGATIDVKDGADIKAGQQVAHWDPHNHPIVSEVAGFVRFIDFVDGVTVIEKTDELTGLASREITDPKRRGSAAKELRPIVRIVDKDGNDLNIPGTDLPAQYQLPPRSVVNLQDGAAVGVGDVVAKIPQEASKTRDITGGLPRVADLFEARKPKDPAILAEVSGIVSFGKETKGKQRLVIKEADGTDYEELIPKYRQIIVFEGEHVEKGETVVDGEPTPQDILRLLGVEPLAVYLTKEIQDVYRLQGVKINDKHIEVIVRQMLRKVDISDAGDSKFMNGEQIERQRFVEEHARVAANDGIVPQFNPVLLGITKASLATESFISAASFQETTRVLTEAAVRGTRDNLRGLKENVIVGRLIPAGTGLAYHAQRRKNASGLTDSEMAALSAPVASAAVAEDVSEESSAS; this is encoded by the coding sequence ATGAAAGACCTGCTCAACCTGTTCAACCAGCAGCGTCCGGCGCTGAACTTCGACGCGATCAAGATCGCGTTGGCGTCGCCCGACCTGATCCGTTCGTGGTCGTTTGGCGAGGTGAAGAAGCCCGAGACGATCAACTACCGCACCTTCAAGCCCGAGCGCGACGGCCTGTTCTGCGCCGCGATCTTCGGCCCGGTGAAGGACTACGAGTGCCTGTGCGGCAAGTACAAGCGCATGAAGCACCGTGGCGTGGTGTGCGAGAAGTGCGGCACCGAGGTCACCCTGGCCAAGGTCCGCCGCGAGCGCATGGGCCACATCGACCTGGCCTCGCCGGTCGCCCACATCTGGTTCCTCAAGTCGCTGCCCAGCCGCATCGGCCTGATGCTGGACATGACCCTGCGCGATATCGAGCGCATCCTATACTTCGAGGCGTTCGTCGTCACCGAGCCGGGCCTGACCCCGTTCGAGCGCGGCCAGCTGCTCAATGAAGAGGAGTACATGCAGGCCCGCCAGGAGCACAACGACGACTTCGACGCCGCGATGGGCGCCGAGGCGGTGTTCGACCTGCTGCGCACCCTGGACCTGCAGAGCGAACTGGTGCAGCTGAAGGAAGACATCAACGCGACCGGTTCGGAGACCAAGCTCAAGCGCCTGACCAAGCGCGTCAAGCTGGTCGAGGCGTTCCTGGAGTCGGGCAACAAGCCCGAGTGGATGGTGATGACCGTCCTGCCGGTGCTGCCGCCGGACCTGCGTCCGCTGGTGCCGCTGGACGGTGGCCGTTTCGCCACCTCCGACCTGAACGACCTGTACCGCCGCGTCATCAACCGCAACAACCGCCTGCGGCGCTTGCTGGAACTCAGCGCGCCGGAAATCATCGTGCGCAACGAAAAGCGCATGCTGCAGGAGTCGGTGGACGCGCTGATGGACAACGGCCGCCGCGGCCGCGCCATCACCGGCACCAACAAGCGCCCGCTGAAGTCGCTGGCCGACATGATCAAGGGCAAGCAGGGCCGGTTCCGCCAGAACCTGCTCGGCAAGCGCGTGGACTACTCGGGCCGCTCGGTGATCGTGGTCGGTCCGTACCTGAAGCTGCACCAGTGCGGCCTGCCCAAGAAGATGGCGCTGGAGCTGTTCAAGCCGTTCATCTTCGCCAAGCTGCAGCGCCAGGGCCTGGCCACCACCATCAAGGCGGCCAAGAAGCTGGTCGAGCGCGAAGAGGCGGAAGTCTGGGACATCCTGGAAGAAGTCATCCGCGAGCATCCGGTGCTGCTCAACCGCGCACCGACCCTGCATCGCCTGGGCATCCAGGCGTTCGAGCCGGTCCTGATCGAGGGCAAGGCGATCCAGCTGCACCCGCTGGTCTGCACCGCGTTCAACGCCGACTTCGACGGTGACCAGATGGCCGTGCACGTGCCGCTCTCGCTGGAAGCCCAGCTGGAAGCGCGTGCGCTGATGATGGCCTCCAACAACATCCTGTCGCCGGCCAACGGCGAGCCGATCATCGTGCCGTCGCAGGACGTCGTGCTGGGCCTGTACTACATGACCCGCGCGCTGGAGAACAAGAAGGGCGAGGGCATGGCGTTTGCCAACGTCGCCGAGGTCAAGCGCGCTTACGACAACCGCGTGGTGGAACTGCACGCCAAGGTCAAGGTCCGCATCGAGGAGTCGGTGATCCAGGAGGACGGCACCCGCGTGCAGCAGTCCTCGATCGTCGACACCACGATCGGCCGCGCGCTGCTGGACGACATCCTGCCGTCGGGCCTGCCGTTTGCGCTGGCCAATGTCGAGCTGACCAAGAAGAACATCAGCCGCCTGATCAACTCGTGCTACCGCATGCTGGGCCTGAAGGACACGGTCGTGTTCGCCGACCAGCTGATGTACACCGGTTTCGCCTACGCGACCCGCGCCGGCGTCTCCATCGGCATCGACGACATGATCATCCCGGAGGTCAAGAAGGGCATCCTGGACGAGGCCGAGACCGAGGTCACCGAGATCCAGGAGCAGTACCAGTCCGGCCTGGTCACCGGCGGTGAGCGCTACAACAAGGTCGTGGACATCTGGTCGCGCACCAACGAGCGCGTCGCCAAGGCGATGATGGAAACCATCGGCACCGAGAAGGTGGTCAACGCCAAGGGCGAGACCATCGACCAGAAGTCGATGAACTCCGTGTTCATCATGGCCGACTCCGGTGCGCGTGGTTCGCAGGCGCAGATCCGCCAGCTGGCGGGCATGCGTGGCCTGATGGCCAAGCCGGACGGCTCGATCATCGAGACCCCGATCACCGCGAACTTCCGCGAGGGTCTCAACGTCCTGCAGTACTTCATCTCAACCCACGGCGCGCGCAAGGGCCTGGCCGATACCGCGCTGAAGACCGCCAACTCCGGTTACCTGACCCGTCGCCTGGTCGACGTGGCCCAGGACGTGGTCATCACCGAGGACGACTGCGGCACGCTGGAAGGCCTGACCATGATCCCGATCGTGGAAGGCGGCGACATCGTGGAGCCGCTGCGCGACCGCGTGCTCGGCCGCGTCGTGGCCGAGGACGTGTTCCTGCCCGGCGATGACGAAGATCCGATCGTCACCCGCAACACCCTGCTCGACGAGGCCTGGGTGCAGAAGCTGGAAGAGGCGAGCGTGCAGTTGATCAAGGTCCGCTCGACCATAACCTGCCAGTCCGCGTTCGGCGTGTGCGCCAACTGCTACGGGCGTGACCTGGGCCGCGGCCACATGGTCAACCATGGTGAGGCGGTCGGCGTGGTGGCTGCCCAGTCCATCGGTGAGCCGGGCACCCAGCTGACCATGCGCACGTTCCACATCGGTGGCGCGGCGTCGCGTGCGGCGGCCATCGACAACGTCACGGTGAAGACCACCGGTACGCTGAAGTTCAACAACCTCAAGCACATCGAGCACTCCGACGGCCACGTGGTCGCGGTGTCGCGCTCCGGTGAGCTGTCCGTACTCGACGTCCACGGCCGCGAGCGCGAACGGTACAAGCTGCCCTACGGCGCGACCATCGACGTCAAGGATGGCGCGGACATCAAGGCCGGCCAGCAGGTCGCGCACTGGGATCCGCATAACCACCCGATCGTCTCGGAAGTCGCCGGTTTCGTGCGCTTCATCGACTTCGTCGATGGCGTGACCGTGATCGAGAAGACCGACGAGCTGACCGGCCTGGCCTCGCGCGAGATCACCGATCCCAAGCGTCGTGGTTCGGCGGCCAAGGAACTGCGGCCGATCGTGCGCATCGTCGACAAGGACGGCAACGACCTCAACATCCCGGGTACCGACCTGCCGGCGCAGTACCAGCTGCCGCCGCGCTCGGTGGTCAACCTGCAGGATGGCGCGGCCGTGGGCGTGGGTGACGTGGTTGCCAAGATTCCGCAGGAAGCGTCCAAGACCCGCGATATCACCGGTGGTCTGCCGCGCGTGGCCGACCTGTTCGAGGCCCGCAAGCCCAAGGATCCCGCGATCCTGGCCGAAGTCTCGGGCATCGTCAGCTTCGGCAAGGAAACCAAGGGCAAGCAGCGCCTGGTGATCAAGGAAGCCGACGGCACCGATTACGAGGAGCTGATCCCCAAGTACCGCCAGATCATCGTGTTCGAAGGCGAGCACGTGGAGAAGGGCGAGACCGTGGTGGACGGCGAGCCGACCCCGCAGGACATCCTGCGCCTGCTGGGCGTGGAGCCGCTGGCGGTCTACCTGACCAAGGAGATCCAGGACGTCTACCGCCTGCAGGGTGTGAAGATCAACGACAAGCACATCGAGGTGATCGTTCGCCAGATGCTGCGCAAGGTCGACATCAGCGACGCCGGCGACAGCAAGTTCATGAACGGCGAGCAGATCGAGCGGCAGCGGTTTGTCGAGGAGCACGCCCGGGTCGCGGCGAACGACGGCATCGTGCCGCAGTTCAACCCCGTCCTGCTGGGCATCACCAAGGCCTCGTTGGCGACCGAGTCGTTCATCTCCGCGGCGTCCTTCCAGGAGACCACCCGGGTGCTAACCGAGGCCGCCGTGCGCGGTACCCGTGACAACCTGCGCGGGCTCAAGGAGAACGTCATCGTTGGCCGCCTGATTCCTGCCGGCACCGGTTTGGCGTACCATGCGCAGCGCCGCAAGAACGCCTCGGGCCTGACGGATTCGGAGATGGCGGCGCTGTCGGCCCCGGTCGCATCCGCCGCCGTGGCGGAAGACGTCAGCGAAGAGTCCAGCGCTTCGTAA
- the rpsG gene encoding 30S ribosomal protein S7 → MSRKGSAPQRSILPDPKHGSETIARFINMVMYSGKKSVAEKIVYGAMDVIGEKNADPLEIVEKALANISPAVEVKSRRVGGSTYQVPVEVRSSRRVALAMRWLIDAARKRGENTMPRKLAAELLDASESRGGAVKKREETHRMAEANKAFAHYRW, encoded by the coding sequence ATGTCGCGTAAAGGTTCAGCACCGCAGCGTTCGATCCTGCCCGATCCCAAGCATGGCAGCGAGACGATCGCGCGTTTCATCAACATGGTCATGTACAGCGGCAAGAAGTCCGTCGCCGAAAAGATCGTGTACGGCGCCATGGACGTGATCGGCGAGAAGAATGCCGATCCGCTGGAAATCGTCGAGAAGGCGCTGGCGAACATCTCGCCGGCGGTTGAGGTCAAGTCCCGCCGCGTTGGCGGTTCCACCTACCAGGTGCCGGTCGAGGTGCGTTCGTCGCGCCGCGTCGCCCTGGCAATGCGCTGGCTGATCGATGCCGCCCGCAAGCGTGGCGAGAACACCATGCCGCGCAAGCTGGCCGCCGAGCTGCTGGATGCCTCCGAAAGTCGTGGTGGCGCGGTCAAGAAGCGCGAAGAAACCCACCGCATGGCGGAAGCGAACAAGGCGTTCGCGCACTACCGCTGGTGA
- the rpoB gene encoding DNA-directed RNA polymerase subunit beta, translating into MTTASTTNYSFTEKKRIRKDFGKSRSILEVPFLLAIQVDSYRRFLQEDVAPAKREERGLHAALKSVFPISSYSGNAALEYVDYKLGEPAFDERECRQRGMSYGAPLRVTVRLVIYDRESSTKAIKYVKEQEVYMGEIPLMTGNGTFIVNGTERVIVSQLHRSPGVFFDHDRGKTHSSGKLLYSARIIPYRGSWLDFEFDPKDALFTRIDRRRKLPVTILLRALGYTNEEMLAEFFEVNTFHVDPKEGVQLELVPERLRGETLDFDLADGDKVIVEAGRRITARHVKQLEAAGIDALAVPDEYLIGRILSHDVIDASTGELIAAANDEITDEHLALFRKAGIDALGTLWVNDLDRGAFISNTLRIDPSKTQLEALVEIYRMMRPGEPPTKDAAQNLFHNLFFTFDRYDLSAVGRMKFNRRIGHKEVTGASVLYDERYFSQRKDEESKKIAADVGEGSDILDVLKVLTEIRNGRGIVDDIDHLGNRRVRSVGEMAENTFRVGLVRVERAVKERLSMAEADGLTPQDLINAKPVAAAVKEFFGSSQLSQFMDQNNPLSEVTHKRRVSALGPGGLTRERAGFEVRDVHPTHYGRVCTIETPEGPNIGLINSLAVFARTNEYGFLETPYRKVVDGKVTDEVEYLSAIEENEYVIAQANAPQDAKGVLSELFVDCRYQGESMLKPPLEVDFMDVSPMQTVSVAAALVPFLEHDDANRALMGANMQRQAVPTLRAQKPLVGTGIERAVARDSGVTVNALRGGTVEQIDAARIVVKVNEDEISNETDAGVDIYNLIKYTRSNQNTCINQTPLVNVGDVISRGDVLADGPSTDIGELALGQNMLIAFMPWHGYNFEDSILLSERVVQEDRYTTIHIEELTCVARDTKLGPEEISADIPNVSEQALNRLDESGVVYIGAEVRAGDILVGKVTPKGESQLTPEEKLLRAIFGEKASDVKDSSLRVPPGMDGNVIDVQVFTRDGIEKDARAKQIEESEVRRVKKDFDDQFRILEAAIYSRLRSQLIGKVANGGAGVKKGETVTSLVLDGLSRKDWFSLRMKDDSAVEAIERAQKQLDVHEKEFERRFADKRAKITQGDDLAPGVLKMVKVFLAVKRRIQPGDKMAGRHGNKGVVSTLVPVQDMPYLADGQTVDIVLNPLGVPSRMNIGQVLEVHLGWAAKGLGEKIQRMLDARAKVAELRKFLDEIYNHDTKLHGQRVDLKQFSDDELLALAGNLTDGVPMATPVFDGAAESEIKSMLKLADLPESGQTTLYDGRTGEAFDREITVGYMHMLKLNHLVDDKMHARSTGPYSLVTQQPLGGKAQFGGQRFGEMEVWALEAYGAAYTLQEMLTVKSDDVQGRNQMYKNIVDGEYETVAGMPESFNVLVKEIRSLAINMELEEN; encoded by the coding sequence ATGACCACAGCTTCCACGACGAATTATTCGTTCACCGAAAAGAAGCGCATCCGCAAGGACTTCGGCAAGAGCCGATCCATCCTCGAGGTGCCGTTCCTGCTTGCCATCCAGGTCGATTCCTATCGCCGTTTCCTGCAGGAGGACGTCGCACCGGCCAAGCGCGAGGAGCGCGGCCTGCACGCGGCGCTGAAGTCCGTGTTCCCGATTTCCAGCTATAGCGGCAACGCGGCGCTGGAATACGTTGACTACAAGCTGGGCGAGCCGGCGTTCGACGAGCGCGAGTGCCGCCAGCGCGGCATGAGCTACGGCGCCCCGCTGCGCGTCACCGTGCGCCTGGTGATCTACGACCGCGAGTCCTCGACCAAGGCCATCAAGTACGTGAAGGAGCAGGAGGTCTACATGGGCGAGATTCCGCTCATGACCGGCAACGGCACCTTCATCGTCAACGGCACCGAGCGCGTGATCGTGTCCCAGCTGCACCGCAGCCCGGGTGTGTTCTTCGACCACGACCGTGGCAAGACCCACAGCTCCGGCAAGCTGCTCTACAGCGCGCGCATCATTCCCTACCGCGGCTCGTGGCTGGACTTCGAGTTCGACCCCAAGGATGCGCTGTTCACCCGTATCGACCGCCGCCGCAAGCTGCCGGTCACCATCCTGCTGCGTGCCCTGGGCTACACCAACGAGGAAATGCTGGCCGAGTTCTTCGAGGTCAACACTTTTCACGTCGACCCCAAGGAAGGCGTCCAGCTGGAACTGGTGCCCGAGCGCCTGCGTGGCGAGACACTGGACTTCGACCTGGCCGACGGTGACAAGGTCATCGTGGAAGCCGGTCGCCGCATCACCGCGCGCCACGTCAAGCAGCTCGAAGCCGCCGGCATCGACGCGCTGGCCGTGCCCGACGAGTACCTGATCGGCCGCATCCTCTCGCACGACGTGATCGACGCCAGCACCGGCGAGCTGATCGCCGCCGCCAACGACGAGATCACCGACGAGCATCTGGCGCTGTTCCGCAAGGCCGGCATCGATGCCCTGGGCACCCTGTGGGTGAATGATCTGGACCGCGGCGCGTTCATCTCCAACACCCTGCGCATCGATCCGAGCAAGACCCAGCTGGAAGCGCTGGTCGAGATCTACCGCATGATGCGTCCCGGCGAGCCGCCGACCAAGGATGCCGCGCAGAATCTCTTCCACAACCTGTTCTTCACCTTCGACCGCTACGACCTGTCGGCCGTGGGCCGGATGAAGTTCAACCGCCGCATCGGCCACAAGGAAGTCACCGGCGCCTCGGTGCTCTACGACGAGCGCTACTTCTCCCAGCGCAAGGACGAGGAGTCCAAGAAGATCGCCGCCGACGTGGGCGAGGGTTCCGACATCCTCGACGTGCTCAAGGTGCTGACCGAGATCCGCAACGGTCGCGGCATCGTCGATGACATCGACCACCTGGGCAACCGCCGCGTGCGTTCGGTCGGCGAGATGGCCGAGAACACCTTCCGCGTCGGCCTGGTCCGGGTGGAGCGTGCGGTCAAGGAGCGCCTGTCGATGGCCGAGGCCGATGGCCTGACCCCGCAGGACCTGATCAACGCCAAGCCGGTCGCGGCCGCGGTCAAGGAATTCTTCGGCTCCTCGCAGCTGTCGCAGTTCATGGACCAGAACAACCCGCTCTCGGAGGTCACCCACAAGCGCCGCGTGTCCGCGCTTGGGCCGGGCGGCCTGACCCGCGAGCGTGCCGGCTTTGAAGTGCGCGACGTGCACCCGACCCACTACGGCCGCGTGTGCACCATCGAGACGCCCGAAGGCCCGAACATCGGCCTGATCAACTCGCTGGCGGTGTTCGCCCGCACCAACGAGTACGGCTTCCTGGAGACGCCGTACCGCAAGGTCGTGGACGGCAAGGTCACCGACGAGGTCGAGTACCTGTCGGCGATCGAGGAGAACGAGTACGTCATCGCCCAGGCCAACGCGCCGCAGGACGCCAAGGGCGTGCTCAGCGAGCTGTTCGTGGACTGCCGTTACCAGGGCGAGTCCATGCTGAAGCCGCCGCTGGAGGTGGACTTCATGGACGTCTCGCCGATGCAGACCGTGTCGGTGGCCGCGGCGCTGGTGCCGTTCCTGGAGCACGACGACGCCAACCGCGCGTTGATGGGCGCCAACATGCAGCGCCAGGCGGTACCGACGCTGCGTGCGCAGAAGCCGCTGGTCGGCACCGGCATCGAGCGCGCCGTGGCGCGCGACTCGGGCGTGACCGTGAACGCGCTGCGCGGCGGTACCGTAGAGCAGATCGACGCGGCCCGCATCGTGGTCAAGGTCAACGAGGACGAGATCAGCAACGAGACCGACGCCGGCGTCGATATCTACAACCTGATCAAGTACACCCGTTCCAACCAGAACACCTGCATCAACCAGACCCCGCTGGTCAACGTGGGCGACGTGATCTCGCGCGGCGACGTGCTGGCCGACGGTCCGTCCACCGACATCGGCGAGCTGGCGCTGGGCCAGAACATGCTGATCGCGTTCATGCCGTGGCACGGCTACAACTTCGAGGATTCCATCCTGCTCTCCGAGCGGGTGGTCCAGGAGGATCGTTACACCACGATCCACATCGAGGAGCTGACCTGTGTCGCGCGTGACACCAAGCTGGGGCCGGAGGAGATCTCCGCCGACATCCCCAACGTCTCCGAGCAGGCGCTGAACCGCCTGGACGAGTCCGGCGTGGTCTACATCGGCGCCGAAGTGCGCGCCGGCGACATCCTGGTTGGCAAGGTCACGCCCAAGGGCGAGAGCCAGCTGACCCCGGAAGAGAAGCTGCTGCGGGCGATCTTCGGCGAGAAGGCGTCCGACGTGAAGGACAGCTCGCTGCGCGTGCCCCCGGGCATGGACGGCAACGTCATCGACGTGCAGGTCTTCACCCGCGACGGCATCGAGAAGGATGCGCGTGCCAAGCAGATCGAGGAATCCGAAGTCCGCCGCGTCAAGAAGGACTTCGACGACCAGTTCCGCATCCTGGAGGCGGCGATCTACAGCCGCCTGCGCAGCCAGCTGATCGGCAAGGTCGCCAACGGCGGCGCCGGCGTGAAGAAGGGCGAGACCGTCACCAGCCTGGTGCTGGACGGGCTGTCGCGGAAGGACTGGTTCAGCCTGCGGATGAAGGACGACTCTGCCGTCGAGGCGATCGAGCGGGCGCAGAAGCAGCTGGACGTGCACGAGAAGGAATTCGAGCGCCGGTTTGCCGACAAGCGCGCCAAGATCACCCAGGGCGATGACCTCGCCCCGGGCGTGCTGAAGATGGTCAAGGTGTTCCTGGCGGTCAAGCGCCGCATCCAGCCGGGCGACAAGATGGCTGGCCGCCACGGCAACAAGGGCGTCGTATCGACCCTCGTGCCGGTGCAGGACATGCCCTACCTGGCCGACGGCCAGACCGTGGACATCGTGCTCAACCCGCTGGGCGTGCCAAGCCGCATGAACATCGGTCAGGTGCTGGAAGTCCACCTGGGCTGGGCGGCAAAGGGCCTGGGCGAGAAGATCCAGCGCATGCTGGATGCCCGCGCCAAGGTCGCCGAGCTGCGCAAGTTCCTCGACGAGATCTACAACCACGACACCAAGCTGCACGGCCAGCGCGTGGACCTCAAGCAGTTCAGCGACGATGAGCTGCTGGCCCTGGCGGGCAACCTGACCGACGGCGTGCCGATGGCAACGCCGGTGTTCGACGGTGCCGCCGAGTCGGAGATCAAGTCGATGCTGAAGCTGGCGGACCTGCCCGAGAGCGGCCAGACCACGCTGTATGACGGTCGTACCGGCGAGGCCTTCGATCGCGAGATCACGGTCGGCTACATGCACATGCTGAAGCTGAACCACCTGGTCGACGACAAGATGCACGCCCGCTCCACTGGCCCGTACTCGCTCGTCACCCAGCAGCCGCTGGGCGGCAAGGCGCAGTTCGGCGGCCAGCGCTTCGGTGAGATGGAAGTCTGGGCGCTGGAGGCCTACGGCGCGGCGTACACGCTGCAGGAAATGCTGACGGTCAAGTCCGACGACGTGCAGGGACGCAACCAGATGTACAAGAACATCGTCGATGGCGAGTACGAGACGGTTGCCGGCATGCCCGAGTCGTTCAACGTGCTGGTCAAGGAGATCCGCTCACTGGCGATCAACATGGAGCTGGAAGAGAACTGA
- the rplL gene encoding 50S ribosomal protein L7/L12: MSLSNEQIIEAIAEKSLMEVMELVKSMEEKFGVSAAAPVAAAGPAAAAAAPAEEQTEFTVTLKAAGEKKVEVIKVVRAITGLGLKEAKDLVEGAPKDVKEGVSKDEAEKLKKDLETAGASVEVK; encoded by the coding sequence ATGTCCCTGTCCAACGAGCAGATCATCGAAGCGATCGCCGAAAAGTCCCTCATGGAAGTGATGGAGCTGGTGAAGTCGATGGAAGAGAAGTTCGGCGTCTCCGCCGCCGCTCCCGTCGCCGCTGCCGGCCCGGCCGCAGCTGCTGCTGCCCCGGCTGAAGAGCAGACCGAGTTCACCGTGACCCTGAAGGCCGCCGGTGAGAAGAAGGTCGAGGTCATCAAGGTCGTGCGTGCGATCACCGGTCTGGGCCTGAAGGAAGCCAAGGACCTGGTCGAAGGCGCGCCCAAGGACGTGAAGGAAGGCGTGTCCAAGGACGAGGCCGAGAAGCTGAAGAAGGATCTTGAGACCGCCGGTGCGTCCGTCGAAGTCAAGTAA
- the rpsL gene encoding 30S ribosomal protein S12, with the protein MATINQLVRKPRQAATYNSASPALENCPQRRGVCTRVYTTTPKKPNSAMRKVAKVRLTNGYEVISYIGGEGHNLQEHSVVLIRGGRVKDLPGVRYHTVRGALDAAGVAKRRQRRSKYGAKRPKS; encoded by the coding sequence ATGGCGACGATCAATCAGCTGGTCCGCAAGCCGCGGCAGGCAGCGACCTACAACAGTGCCTCGCCGGCGCTTGAGAACTGCCCGCAGCGCCGCGGCGTCTGCACCCGTGTTTACACCACCACCCCGAAGAAGCCGAACTCGGCGATGCGCAAGGTGGCCAAGGTGCGCCTGACCAACGGTTACGAGGTCATCTCGTACATCGGCGGTGAAGGCCACAACCTGCAGGAGCACTCGGTGGTGCTGATCCGCGGCGGTCGCGTCAAGGACCTGCCGGGCGTCCGTTACCACACCGTGCGCGGTGCGCTCGATGCCGCCGGCGTCGCCAAGCGCCGCCAGCGCCGTTCAAAGTACGGCGCCAAGCGCCCGAAGTCCTGA